The following are encoded together in the Salvia hispanica cultivar TCC Black 2014 chromosome 6, UniMelb_Shisp_WGS_1.0, whole genome shotgun sequence genome:
- the LOC125195897 gene encoding disease resistance protein RPP8-like, with amino-acid sequence MAEAGVAVALETIRDLLLEEGRFLVGVADQVRELERQLKEMKCFLQDADKRRHQSRTISNWITEIRDLVYRSESAIERHAAYQVSSRRRGLRQFVHKYSCILKDCNSLRQLGSEISQITSSLERISKDMQENGIKRSILINPNGEEGSSGGNNMSRKTFPNLEMGDCFVGMEDELKQLVHHLGTDTEHRIISVWGMGGSGKTAIAKKLYNETTNFDLSAWVCITQQCDSQSVWKEVLRQLENPQKKKGVSVLNDEPRVVRAEVPNMSNSVYDRLCDIQREKRCLIVLDDLWELSHWEELKHPFIVQNLQSKILVTTRTQKVAEIGLTVKHGLLHLDAALELLKNKAFQHGNIPDFALDERFEKIGKEMVQKCGYLPLAICLLGGVLREKKSIVEWESVNEHIKAAIYGDEEHIDRVLNLSYESLPYYLKPCFLLMGIFKEDEIISAWDLYKMWIAQGMISYENIGDKEDTLMDIAELYLSELASRSMVQVEFMYDYDAAGRNSSKYDTCKLHDVVRELCLKLEKREHFGVKSLEYRGGKLSTLLREASSHVKMQHLAIYFRNEVQHELIVICGEDTSEHIRSIRLSNVVGSDVVEFPPQSIIDFQKFKFLRDLVFVRFKFAGGKLPIGITKLVHLRRLRLAKCELDKLPSSMRNLVYLDTLDLRYSMNVKVPNVFKDMLRLKHLILPFYGNENAGSYRVRLDEGVYKLETLLYFDSRCHELKCMGRMKNLQIFIAIIHDNERLSAIMNAIMNWNKIRECTILIAGSCDLTNERMLEKALTCPNLYELFIYSKIGKELAECGSDLLSSKLRCLDLKFCEIEDDPMGILGKLPWLAKLVLRQKSFVGEEMTCPTNSFLRLKILALRELPALREWRVEAGAMPLLSELTIEECYCLEMVPKGLCAISTLQTLVIERMPELSKRISPSGQDFHEVCHVPSILIKD; translated from the exons ATGGCAGAAGCAGGAGTGGCGGTTGCTCTTGAAACCATCCGTGATTTGCTATTGGAAGAGGGAAGGTTTTTAGTTGGTGTGGCCGATCAAGTCAGGGAGCTCGAGAGGCAGCTCAAAGAGATGAAGTGTTTCCTCCAAGACGCTGACAAAAGACGACATCAAAGCAGAACCATCTCCAATTGGATCACCGAGATCAGAGATCTTGTCTACAGATCCGAATCCGCCATCGAAAGACACGCAGCTTATCAAGTTTCTTCAAGGAGAAGAGGCCTCAGGCAGTTCGTCCACAAATATTCCTGCATTTTGAAAGATTGCAACTCACTCCGCCAATTAGGCTCCGAGATTTCACAAATTACATCAAGTCTGGAGAGGATAAGCAAGGATATGCAAGAAAACGGCATAAAAAGAAGCATACTCATCAATCCAAATGGAGAGGAGGGAAGCTCGGGTGGAAACAACATGTCAAGGAAGACTTTCCCCAATTTGGAGATGGGAGATTGCTTCGTAGGCATGGAGGATGAGCTGAAGCAGCTTGTTCATCACCTAGGGACAGATACAGAGCATCGAATTATATCAGTGTGGGGAATGGGAGGCTCAGGCAAGACCGCAATTGCCAAGAAGCTCTACAACGAGACGACCAACTTTGATCTGTCGGCGTGGGTTTGCATTACTCAGCAATGCGATAGTCAATCAGTTTGGAAGGAAGTTCTAAGGCAGCTAGAAAATCCACAGAAGAAGAAAGGTGTTTCAGTCCTGAACGATGAGCCACGAGTAGTAAGGGCGGAGGTTCCAAATATGAGCAACTCAGTATATGATAGACTATGTGATATACAAAGAGAGAAGCGATGTCTCATTGTTTTGGACGATCTTTGGGAACTTTCTCATTGGGAGGAGTTGAAGCATCCATTCATTGTCCAAAATCTGCAGAGCAAAATATTGGTGACAACACGGACACAAAAGGTTGCAGAGATTGGATTGACAGTGAAACATGGGCTCTTACATTTGGATGCTGCTTTGGAACTACTCAAAAACAAAGCATTTCAGCATGGAAATATTCCAG aCTTTGCATTGGACGaaagatttgaaaaaattgggaaaGAAATGGTACAAAAATGTGGCTATTTGCCATTGGCAATTTGTTTACTCGGTGGggttttgagagagaaaaaatcgaTCGTTGAATGGGAATCAGTAAATGAGCACATCAAAGCAGCCATATATGGAGATGAAGAGCATATTGACAGAGTGCTAAATTTAAGCTATGAAAGTCTACCCTATTATTTGAAGCCTTGCTTTCTCTTGATGGGTATTTTTAAGGAGGACGAAATCATTTCTGCTTGGGATCTATATAAGATGTGGATAGCACAAGGCATGATTTCATATGAGAATATTGGAGACAAGGAGGACACTTTAATGGATATCGCTGAGTTGTACTTAAGTGAGTTAGCCTCCAGGTCCATGGTTCAAGTTGAATTTATGTACGATTATGATGCCGCAGGTAGAAATAGTTCAAAATATGATACATGCAAACTTCATGATGTAGTACGAGAACTATGCttgaaattggaaaaaagGGAGCATTTTGGAGTGAAGAGTTTGGAGTATCGAGGTGGGAAACTCAGTACCTTGCTACGGGAAGCTTCCTCACATGTTAAGATGCAACATTTGGCTATTTATTTCAGAAATGAAGTCCAGCACGAGCTTATAGTCATTTGTGGAGAAGATACTAGCGAGCATATAAGGTCTATTCGATTATCCAATGTCGTAGGATCAGATGTTGTTGAGTTTCCCCCACAAAGTATAATTGATTttcagaaattcaaatttctgaGAGATCTAGTTTTCGTGAGATTCAAATTTGCAGGAGGAAAGTTACCAATAGGAATCACTAAACTTGTTCACCTTAGACGTTTGCGTTTAGCAAAATGTGAACTTGATAAGCTACCGTCATCCATGAGGAATTTGGTATACTTGGATACCCTTGATTTGAGGTATTCAATGAATGTTAAAGTTCCAAATGTTTTTAAGGATATGTTGCGATTAAAACACTTGATACTTCCTTTCTATGGAAATGAAAATGCTGGAAGTTATCGAGTAAGATTGGatgagggagtatataagtTGGAGACTCTACTATACTTTGATAGCAGATGCCATGAACTTAAATGTATGGGCAGAATGAAGAATCTCCAAATATTTATAGCTATAATACACGATAATGAAAGATTATCAGCTATCATGAATGCCATTATGAACTGGAACAAGATACGGGAATGTACTATTCTCATTGCAGGAAGTTGCGACTTAACAAATGAGCGAATGCTGGAGAAGGCTTTGACATGTCCCAATCTTTAtgaattgtttatttattcaaaaataggGAAGGAGCTGGCAGAGTGTGGGAGTGATTTGTTGAGCTCGAAACTTAGGTGTTTGGATCTGAAATTCTGTGAGATTGAGGATGATCCAATGGGGATACTGGGAAAGCTTCCTTGGCTGGCAAAACTGGTATTACGTCAGAAATCATTTGTTGGGGAGGAGATGACATGCCCAACAAACAGCTTTCTTCGCCTCAAGATCCTAGCATTAAGAGAATTACCAGCGTTAAGGGAGTGGAGAGTGGAGGCAGGAGCAATGCCCCTTCTCTCTGAATTAACGATCGAAGAGTGTTATTGCTTGG